One window of Fusarium keratoplasticum isolate Fu6.1 chromosome 2, whole genome shotgun sequence genomic DNA carries:
- a CDS encoding Septin-type G domain-containing protein, giving the protein MSSMGKMIRRKKNVKKGIQFCLMVCGASGTGRTTFVNTLCGKSVLDHKESDDAGSAHVEDGVKIKPITVELELDEEGTRISLTIVDTPGFGDQIDNEASFSEIVGYLERQYDDILAEESRIKRNPRFRDNRVHAMLYFITPTGHGLRELDIELMKRLAPRVNVIPVIGRADSLTPAELAESKKLVMEDIEHYRIPVYNFPYDIEEDDEDTVEENAELRGLMPFAIVGSEEVVEIGGRKVRARHYPWGVVEVDNPRHSDFLAIRSALLHSHLADLKEITHDFLYENYRTEKLSKSVEGAAGNADSSMNPEDLASQSVRLKEEQLRREEEKLREIELKVQREINEKRQELLARESQLREIEARMQREAAAQASGTPEPNGEEPTN; this is encoded by the exons ATGTCGTCCATGGGC AAGATGATTCGCCGAAAGAAGAATGTCAAGAAGGGTATTCAGTTTTGTCTGATGGTCTGCGGTGCTTCAGGCACTG GCCGCACCACCTTTGTCAACACCCTCTGTGGAAAGAGCGTGTTGGACCACAAGGAGTCCGACGATGCTGGCAGCGCGCACGTTGAGGATggcgtcaagatcaagcccaTCACTGTCG agctcgagcttgacgaggagggcaCCCGTATCTCTCTGACCATTGTTGATACCCCCGGCTTCGGCGACCAGATCGACAACGAGGCCAG CTTCTCAGAGATCGTCGGCTACCTCGAGAGGCAATACGACGACATTCTCGCCGAGGAGTCCCGTATCAAGCGTAACCCTCGCTTCAGGGACAACCGAGTTCATGCTATGCTCTACTTCATCACCCCCACTGGCCATGG TCTCCGAGAACTCGACATCGAGCTCATGAAGCGCCTCGCCCCCCGTGTCAACGTCATCCCCGTCATTGGTCGCGCCGATTCGCTCACCCCCGCTGAGCTCGCTgagtccaagaagctggTCATGGAGGATATTGAGCACTACCGCATCCCTGTCTACAACTTCCCCTACgatatcgaggaggatgacgaggacacCGTCGAGGAGAACGCTGAGCTCCGTGGACTCATGCCTTTCGCCATTGTTGGTTccgaggaggttgttgagattgGTGGCCGCAAGGTTCGCGCCCGCCACTACCCCTGGGgtgttgtcgaggtcgacaaCCCTCGTCACTCCGACTTCCTGGCCATTCGATCTGCGCTTCTCCACAGCCATCTGGCTGATCTCAAGGAAATCACCCACGACTTCCTGTACGAGAACTACCGTACCGAGAAGCTGTCTAAGAGCGTCGAGGGCGCTGCCGGAAA CGCTGACAGCTCAATGAACCCCGAGGACCTTGCCTCGCAGTCCGTCCgcctcaaggaggagcagctccgacgagaggaggagaagctgcgCGAGATCGAGCTCAAGGTGCAGCGCGAGATCAACGAGAAGCGACAGGAGCTGCTGGCCCGCGAGTCCCAGCTCCGCGAGATCGAGGCGCGCATGCAACGAGAGGCGGCTGCTCAGGCCTCCGGCACGCCCGAGCCCAACGGCGAGGAGCCTACCAACTAG
- a CDS encoding TLC domain-containing protein: MSDTSYPAPSQADDKTTIAAPPPPPQPFTSESSIADATVSLQDSPAPTAQQAQQPVPETLESKPAPNSKTANGFAKASSSSAPARTRLKRDNSTPNMNGPLYMQTSGNKTVLVRRLKRKEESTWKHLARWFVENQIGLSFNLLALIFLAQTFIPKAREHTYKFFNLSYYNPKSGQYRIGFDDAYFIAFCIILFTGLRAGIMEHVLAPIGRLQGITSRKSLTRFSEQAWLMVYYTVFWPWGVYIYCTSPHYMSMKNLWTDWPNRELDGLMKGYLLCQWAFWLQQMIVINIEERRKDHWQMFTHHIVTTALIYSCYAYHHTRVGNFILVIMDVVDLFLPLAKCLKYSGFTKLCDVMFGLFVVSWFIARHVLYMMVCWSIYSDVPQIMPVGCFKGTNDNLIGPIDPPAGYSYLLDPFLKPDGLVCYNETIQWAFLAPLLFLQVITIAWFTLIVRVIIKVLKGGDAEDVRSDDEGGDEEEEEDEFVYEEAQPLEEEVGVEELDLRNWERRSGVRKQASSSGVSLPGHSDRKELLGRIGCEKQVD, encoded by the exons ATGAGCGACACAAGCTATCCTGCGCCGTCGCAGGCCGACGACAAGACCACCATCGCcgcccctcctcccccaccCCAACCTTTCACCAGCGAAAGCTCAATTGCAGATGCAACGGTGTCTTTACAAGATTCGCCAGCTCCAACggctcaacaagctcagcaGCCCGTCCCCGAGACTCTCGAATCGAAACCGGCACCGAATTCCAAGACAGCCAATGGCTTCGCCAAagcatcatcttcgtctGCCCCCGCGCGGACACGGCTCAAGAGGGACAACAGCACCCCCAACATGAACGGGCCCCTCTACATGCAGACCTCGGGCAACAAGACGGTGCTCGTCCGTCGGCTCAAGCGCAAGGAGGAGAGCACCTGGAAGCACCTTGCCCGCTGGTTTGTCGAGAACCAGATTG GCCTTTCGTTCaatctcctcgccctcattTTCCTCGCCCAGACCTTTATCCCCAAGGCCCGGGAACACACGTACAAGttcttcaacctcagctACTACAACCCCAAATCAGGCCAGTACCGCATCGGATTCGATGATGCCTACTTCATTGCCTTTTGCATCATCCTCTTTACCGGCCTCCGCGCTGGCATCATGGAGCACGTTCTGGCCCCCATTGGCAGACTCCAGGGAATCACTAGCCGCAAGTCCTTGACTCGCTTCAGCGAGCAGGCTTGGCTCATGGTGTACTACACTGTCTTTTGGCCCTGGGGAGTG TACATCTACTGCACTTCGCCTCACTACATGAGCATGAAGAACCTCTGGACCGACTGGCCCAACCGCGAGCTCGATGGCCTCATGAAGGGTTACCTCCTGTGCCAGTGGGCCTTCTGGCTGCAGCAGATGATTGTCATTAACATTGAGGAGCGTCGCAAGGATCACTGGCAGATGTTTACTCACCACATTGTCACGACTGCGCTCATCTACTCGTGCTACGCCTACCACCACACCCGCGTCGGCAACTTTATCCTCGTCATTATGGATGTTGTTGACCTGTTCCTGCCT CTTGCCAAGTGCCTCAAGTACAGCGGCTTCACCAAGCTCTGCGATGTCATGTTTGGACTGTTTGTGGTTTCGTGGTTCATTGCCCGCCACGTCCTCTACATGATGGTCTGCTGGTCCATCTACAGCGATGTTCCCCAGATCATGCCAGTTGGCTGCTTCAAGGGCACCAACGACAACCTGATTGGCCCCATCGATCCTCCGGCTGGCTATTCATACCTGCTCGACCCCTTCCTCAAGCCCGACGGCCTTGTCTGCTACAACGAGACCATTCAGTGGGCTTTCCTCgctcccctcctcttcctccaggtcATCACCATTGCTTGGTTCACCTTGATCGTCCGtgtcatcatcaaggtcctcaaggGAGGTGATGCCGAGGATGTGCgaagcgacgacgagggtggtgatgaggaagaggaggaggatgagtttgtgtacgaggaggctcagcctctcgaggaggaggttggcgtcgaggagctcgaccTCAGGAACTGGGAGCGCCGATCTGGCGTTAGGAAGCAAGCTAGCAGCTCCGGAGTCAGCCTACCCGGCCACAGCGATCGCAAGGAGTTGCTGGGACGTATCGGTTGCGAGAAGCAAGTCGACTAG